The nucleotide sequence ATGAGTATTAACGATTTTTCCTACATTAAACCATTTCTCTGCCATATGTTCACCTCTAGCGTATTTCGACGACGATGCCGTCTTTTATCACGATGGTTCTTTCTTTCACAAGCTCATCCCAGCGGTCGCCGATGTTAATATCGACAAGTGCATTCATTTCTTTTTCTTTCATTTCGCTTCCGAGAGGGAGAGTTTCAAGCTGCTGCAGCTGAAAGTCAGCTATTTTTATTTTGTCCATCCTTCTTGAGATCTCGCGCTGATACTGTTTTCTCATCTCTTCCGTCTGAATGGTTTTTTCTTTTTTCTTCAATTGAAAGGAAAGCTGATCAATTTCCCTTTCAAGCTGCTGTTTCGTTTGTTTAAATGTTTTCATAAGCTGCTCTTTGCTTGCTGCTGTCAGGATCTGTTTGACCGTTACCGTCTGGAAGATCTCCATCTTCATTCCTCCGTCAGCTTTTGTTCAGCCATTCTTCTCTTTTATTGTACAAAAAAAAGGAAGGCTGATCCTCCCTTTTTTTCTTAATCATTAATTTCAAGCTGAACTCTCTTTTTAGAGCTGGATCCTGCTGCATAAACAACAGTCCGAATCGCTTTCGCTATCCGTCCGTGCTTTCCGATTACCTTGCCGATATCATCTTGATGTAAGGTTAATTCGTAGACAATTTGATGTTCACATTCATTTTCTACAACAGACACATCTTCAGGATGGTCAACAAGCGGCTTAACGATCGACTCGATTAACTCTATCATTGAAGCAGCCCTTATTTGCTGTGCTTAGCGTTATGGAATTTTTCCATAATGCCTTGGTTTGAGAACAAGTTGCGGACTGTGTCAGATGGTTTTGCACCATTTTGCATCCACTTAAGAGCAAGCTCTTCATTGATCTCAACGATTGCAGGGTTTGCAACCGGGTTGTACGTTCCAACTGTTTCGATGAAACGTCCGTCACGAGGAGAACGAGAGTCTGCAACTACGATACGATAGAAAGGAGATTTATTAGCTCCCATGCGTTTTAAACGAATTTTTACTGCCATTTTAAATAGCACCTCCGAAAATATTTCAACAAGATAGTATGATATCAGTGAAAAACCACTTTGTAAAGTGTTTTTTCTTAACACCTAAAAATTGTTACATGAACGGAAACTTCATTCCGCCTTTTTTCTTGCCTTTTGACATGGTTGTCATCTGCTTCATCATCTTTTTCATGTCCTCAAACTGCTTAAGCAGGCGGTTCACTTCAGGCACGGTTGTCCCGCTTCCTTTGGCAATACGCTTGCGTCTGCCTGAGTTGATGATTTCAGGATGCTGTTTTTCTTCCTTCGTCATCGAACGGATGATTGCCTCAACAGAGCCGATCTGCTTTTCATCGACTTGGGCATTTTTCAGGCCTTTGATTTTATTTGCTCCCGGAAGCATGCCGAGGAGCTCATCAAGCGGTCCCATGCTGCGGACCTGACCAAGCTGTTCAAGAAAATCGTCAAATGTAAACGAAGCGGTTCTCATTTTCTGCTCGAGTTCTTTCGCTTTCGTTTCATCTACGTTTGCCTGAGCCTTTTCGATAAGAGTCAGCACATCGCCCATTCCGAGAATCCGGGAAGCCATGCGCTCCGGATGAAATGCCTCAATGGCATCGAGCTTCTCTCCAAGACCGACAAACTTGATTGGCGTCTGAGTGACAGAACGGATGGAAAGCGCCGCTCCGCCCCGCGTATCGCCGTCAAGCTTCGTTAGAACAACACCCGTAAGTCCAAGCTGCTCGTTGAAGCTTTGGGCAACATTGACAGCATCCTGACCTGTCATGGCATCTACCACAAGGAAAATCTCATCAGGTTTTGATAATTCTTTTACCTGCTTAAGCTCGTCCATTAAGGTTTCGTCAATGTGCAGGCGTCCCGCCGTATCAATCAGAACATAATCATGATGCTCTTTTTTGGCGTGTTCAATTGCCTGTTTGGCAATCTCAACAGGACTTACCTGATCCCCAAGTGAGAAAACAGGCATATTCAGCTGTTTTCCAAGCGTTTCAAGCTGCTTGATTGCTGCAGGACGGTAAATATCGGCTGCAACAAGCAATGGCTTGCGGTTATGCTTTTTGCGCAGAAGG is from Bacillus sp. FSL H8-0547 and encodes:
- a CDS encoding YlqD family protein translates to MEIFQTVTVKQILTAASKEQLMKTFKQTKQQLEREIDQLSFQLKKKEKTIQTEEMRKQYQREISRRMDKIKIADFQLQQLETLPLGSEMKEKEMNALVDINIGDRWDELVKERTIVIKDGIVVEIR
- a CDS encoding KH domain-containing protein — translated: MIELIESIVKPLVDHPEDVSVVENECEHQIVYELTLHQDDIGKVIGKHGRIAKAIRTVVYAAGSSSKKRVQLEIND
- the rpsP gene encoding 30S ribosomal protein S16, with the protein product MAVKIRLKRMGANKSPFYRIVVADSRSPRDGRFIETVGTYNPVANPAIVEINEELALKWMQNGAKPSDTVRNLFSNQGIMEKFHNAKHSK
- the ffh gene encoding signal recognition particle protein, coding for MAFEGLADRLQNTIAKIRGKGKVSESDVKEMMREVRLALLEADVNFKVVKDFVKKVSERSVGQEVMTSLTPGQQVIKVVKEELTALMGGEQSKIAVANRPPTVIMMVGLQGAGKTTTTGKLANLLRKKHNRKPLLVAADIYRPAAIKQLETLGKQLNMPVFSLGDQVSPVEIAKQAIEHAKKEHHDYVLIDTAGRLHIDETLMDELKQVKELSKPDEIFLVVDAMTGQDAVNVAQSFNEQLGLTGVVLTKLDGDTRGGAALSIRSVTQTPIKFVGLGEKLDAIEAFHPERMASRILGMGDVLTLIEKAQANVDETKAKELEQKMRTASFTFDDFLEQLGQVRSMGPLDELLGMLPGANKIKGLKNAQVDEKQIGSVEAIIRSMTKEEKQHPEIINSGRRKRIAKGSGTTVPEVNRLLKQFEDMKKMMKQMTTMSKGKKKGGMKFPFM